The following coding sequences lie in one Kribbella sp. NBC_00709 genomic window:
- a CDS encoding ABC transporter ATP-binding protein yields the protein MHVENLTLAYDAGTPVVDGLTLEVPSGQLTAIVGPNGSGKSTLLRGMSRLLSPQSGRVVLDGQDIHQLPARELARKLGVLPQGPVTPEGITAAELVSRGRHPHRGLFGRLTSEDETAINDALQAVELTDLRDRPVDQLSGGQRQRVWIAMVLAQGTQHLLLDEPTTYLDLAHAVDVMNVVHAATVTGRTVVAVLHDLTLAAQYADHLVVMGDGRIAAEGRPVDVLTAELLDDVFGLKATVVEVGGAPVVVPDRRLAG from the coding sequence GTGCACGTCGAGAATCTGACTCTCGCGTACGACGCTGGTACGCCGGTCGTCGACGGACTGACCCTGGAGGTGCCGTCTGGTCAGTTGACTGCGATCGTCGGGCCGAATGGCTCCGGTAAATCCACACTGCTGCGTGGGATGAGCAGACTGCTCAGTCCACAGAGCGGCCGGGTCGTACTGGACGGCCAGGACATCCACCAGTTGCCGGCTCGTGAACTGGCGCGGAAGCTCGGAGTCCTGCCACAGGGCCCGGTGACGCCGGAGGGGATCACTGCGGCCGAGCTGGTGTCCCGCGGCCGCCATCCGCACCGTGGTCTGTTCGGTCGGCTGACCTCTGAGGACGAAACGGCGATCAACGATGCACTGCAGGCCGTGGAGCTCACCGACCTCAGGGATCGGCCCGTGGATCAGCTGTCCGGCGGGCAGCGTCAGCGGGTGTGGATCGCGATGGTGCTGGCGCAGGGCACACAGCACCTGCTGCTGGACGAGCCGACGACGTACCTGGACCTCGCGCACGCGGTGGACGTGATGAACGTGGTCCACGCCGCCACGGTGACCGGGCGGACCGTTGTGGCGGTGCTGCACGACCTGACCCTCGCAGCGCAGTACGCCGACCACCTGGTGGTGATGGGGGATGGGCGGATCGCGGCTGAGGGGCGCCCGGTCGACGTACTGACCGCGGAGTTGCTGGACGACGTGTTCGGGCTGAAGG
- a CDS encoding FecCD family ABC transporter permease codes for MRSRTVVLSILFAALAIVIALVSLSVGTTKLPLADVIEVLLGGGRRGTRLVVLELRLPRVATGLLVGIAFAVSGALLQTLSRNPLASPDIVGVNSGASAGAVAVIVLAGSGGGNISGVAAKVGIPLAAVLGGLVATAVVGALSIQRGVVHAGKVVLIGVGIAAAANSLVAWLLVIGDVNDAGRAAAWLAGSLNARAWSDAVPVLIAVVLLLPVAMMFNRDLSALVLGDDVASSLGVRVARIRLALLVIAAVLAALATAGAGPIAFVALVAPQVAQRLTRMERPPLLTTAMLGALFVVLADLLARNGLQWAQVGPYELPVGVVTAACGAPYLLHLIGRQQKGR; via the coding sequence TCCCTGAGTGTCGGTACGACGAAACTCCCGCTGGCGGACGTGATCGAGGTGCTGCTCGGTGGAGGTCGTCGCGGCACCCGGCTCGTCGTCCTCGAACTGCGCCTGCCGCGCGTCGCCACCGGCCTGCTCGTCGGAATCGCGTTCGCAGTCTCCGGCGCCCTGCTGCAGACGCTGTCGCGCAACCCACTCGCCAGCCCGGACATCGTCGGCGTCAACTCGGGTGCCTCGGCCGGTGCGGTCGCGGTGATCGTGCTGGCCGGGAGCGGTGGCGGGAACATCTCCGGGGTTGCCGCGAAGGTGGGCATCCCGTTGGCGGCCGTGCTCGGCGGGCTGGTGGCGACGGCCGTTGTCGGTGCGTTGTCGATCCAGCGGGGTGTGGTCCACGCCGGCAAGGTGGTGCTGATCGGCGTCGGAATCGCGGCCGCCGCCAACTCGCTGGTCGCCTGGCTGCTGGTGATCGGCGATGTGAACGACGCGGGTCGTGCGGCGGCCTGGTTGGCGGGTTCGCTCAACGCCCGCGCCTGGAGCGACGCGGTTCCGGTGCTGATCGCGGTCGTGCTGTTGTTGCCGGTAGCAATGATGTTCAACCGCGACCTGTCCGCGCTGGTGCTCGGTGACGACGTGGCCTCGTCGCTCGGCGTGCGAGTGGCCCGGATCCGCCTGGCCTTGCTGGTCATTGCGGCCGTACTGGCCGCGTTGGCGACCGCTGGAGCCGGACCGATCGCGTTCGTCGCACTGGTGGCGCCGCAGGTCGCTCAGCGGCTGACACGGATGGAGCGACCACCCTTGCTCACCACAGCGATGCTCGGTGCGCTGTTCGTCGTACTGGCCGATCTGCTCGCGCGGAACGGACTGCAGTGGGCACAGGTCGGTCCGTACGAGTTGCCCGTCGGCGTGGTCACGGCTGCTTGCGGAGCGCCGTACCTGCTTCACCTCATCGGTCGTCAGCAGAAAGGACGCTGA